A part of bacterium genomic DNA contains:
- a CDS encoding DUF3341 domain-containing protein encodes MVSAAIRQEGSLYGYLAEFETVGALLAACAQVRDAGFTRWDAHTPFPVHGLDAAMGLRTTKLPWLVFGAGASGAGLGLLMQWWINAVDYPLINSGKPHFSIPANVPITFEMTVLLSALTAFVGMLALNGLPRYHHPVFQSERFRRVTSDRFFITIEARDPRCRGEETARFLAGLGAVAVEPLREEAL; translated from the coding sequence CTGGTGAGCGCAGCGATCCGGCAGGAAGGCAGCCTCTACGGCTATCTCGCCGAATTCGAGACGGTCGGCGCCCTGCTCGCCGCCTGCGCGCAGGTGCGCGACGCCGGCTTCACGCGCTGGGACGCCCACACGCCCTTCCCGGTGCACGGACTCGACGCGGCGATGGGCCTGCGCACGACGAAGCTGCCCTGGCTGGTCTTCGGCGCCGGCGCGAGCGGCGCCGGCCTCGGCCTGCTGATGCAGTGGTGGATCAACGCGGTCGACTACCCGCTGATCAACAGCGGCAAGCCGCACTTCAGCATCCCCGCGAACGTCCCGATCACCTTCGAGATGACCGTCCTCCTGAGCGCGCTGACCGCCTTCGTCGGCATGCTCGCGCTCAACGGGCTGCCGCGCTACCACCATCCCGTCTTCCAGAGCGAGCGCTTTCGGCGCGTGACCAGCGACCGCTTCTTCATCACGATCGAGGCGCGCGATCCGCGCTGCCGCGGGGAGGAGACGGCCCGCTTCCTGGCCGGGCTGGGCGCCGTCGCCGTCGAGCCCTTGCGCGAGGAGGCGCTCTAG
- a CDS encoding cytochrome c: protein MPRWILNLLVVGVLLTLIPLAWVAKDRLASKGDRTRIHIIPDMDKQPKYKAQEASSLFADGRAAREEPAGTVARGELAGGAAFVEGRVAGEWVTRFPLAVDAGLLERGRERYAIFCAPCHGLSGYGDGIVNERALALAEGGWTPPTSLHTDLIRERPLGQLYQAIAAGVRNMPAYGPQIPPRDRWAIVAYVKALQLSQHASLADLPADQRARFAQEAGR from the coding sequence ATGCCGCGCTGGATCCTGAACCTGCTCGTCGTCGGCGTGCTGCTGACCCTGATTCCGCTGGCCTGGGTGGCGAAGGACCGCCTTGCCTCCAAGGGCGATCGCACGCGCATCCACATCATCCCCGACATGGACAAGCAGCCGAAGTACAAGGCCCAGGAGGCCAGCAGCCTCTTCGCCGATGGACGCGCCGCCCGCGAGGAGCCGGCCGGCACGGTCGCCCGCGGCGAGTTGGCGGGCGGCGCCGCCTTCGTCGAGGGGCGCGTGGCCGGCGAGTGGGTGACGCGCTTCCCCCTTGCCGTCGATGCCGGGCTGCTCGAGCGCGGCCGCGAGCGCTACGCCATCTTCTGCGCGCCCTGCCACGGCCTGTCCGGCTACGGCGACGGCATCGTGAACGAGCGCGCGCTGGCCCTCGCCGAGGGCGGCTGGACGCCGCCGACCAGCCTGCACACGGACCTCATCCGCGAGCGGCCGCTCGGCCAGCTCTACCAGGCGATCGCCGCCGGCGTGCGCAACATGCCGGCCTACGGGCCGCAGATCCCGCCCCGGGATCGCTGGGCGATCGTCGCCTACGTGAAGGCCCTGCAGCTCAGCCAGCACGCGAGCCTGGCCGACCTGCCTGCCGACCAGCGGGCGCGCTTCGCGCAGGAGGCGGGACGATGA